A window from Erythrobacter sp. YJ-T3-07 encodes these proteins:
- a CDS encoding helix-turn-helix domain-containing protein: MNAPARIRTCSIWRSLEVVGDTPTLLVIEASWLGERRFDGFRQRTGLLKALLSDRLKKLVAAGLFEKRKYCDAPPRFEYVMTPKGRDVYWTSLMMLRWETDWAKSGNINVELTHKTCGHRFRPEPACGSCGETITAFDVDWREGPGVGLMAPIYSRRRQQRHSPETATSLMNEAAQLMGDRWASLIMRSIFTNLNRFDEIRQDTAIATNILSERLKWLESIGVIQQKPDPHHPSTTQYRLTRKGAEYYPVLLMLMIWGDRYYASPEGAPVVLYHKNCGKPLDPKVVCSHCRDPIHAPDVEFEIARKTA; encoded by the coding sequence ATGAACGCTCCGGCACGAATTCGAACCTGCTCCATCTGGCGCAGCCTGGAAGTCGTTGGCGACACGCCGACCCTGCTGGTGATCGAGGCAAGCTGGCTCGGTGAGCGGCGCTTCGACGGCTTTCGTCAGCGTACCGGCCTGCTCAAGGCCCTGCTCAGCGACCGGCTCAAGAAGCTGGTCGCCGCCGGCCTGTTCGAGAAGCGCAAATATTGCGATGCGCCGCCGCGCTTCGAATATGTGATGACCCCCAAGGGGCGCGACGTCTACTGGACCTCGCTGATGATGCTCCGGTGGGAGACCGACTGGGCGAAATCGGGCAATATCAACGTCGAACTGACCCACAAGACCTGCGGCCATCGCTTCCGGCCCGAGCCTGCCTGCGGCAGTTGCGGCGAGACGATCACCGCGTTCGACGTCGACTGGCGTGAAGGCCCCGGCGTCGGGCTGATGGCCCCGATCTACAGCCGCCGCCGCCAGCAGCGCCACTCGCCGGAGACCGCGACCTCGCTGATGAACGAGGCAGCGCAGCTGATGGGCGACCGCTGGGCGAGCCTGATCATGCGGTCGATCTTCACCAACCTCAATCGGTTCGACGAAATCCGGCAGGATACGGCGATTGCCACCAATATCCTGTCCGAACGCCTCAAGTGGCTCGAATCGATCGGGGTGATCCAGCAGAAGCCCGATCCGCACCACCCCTCCACCACGCAGTACCGCCTGACCCGCAAGGGGGCGGAGTACTATCCGGTGCTGCTGATGCTGATGATCTGGGGCGATCGCTACTACGCCTCGCCCGAGGGAGCGCCGGTGGTGCTGTACCACAAGAATTGCGGCAAACCGCTCGATCCCAAGGTCGTCTGCTCACATTGCCGCGACCCGATCCACGCGCCCGATGTCGAGTTCGAGATCGCTCGCAAGACCGCCTGA
- a CDS encoding SDR family oxidoreductase → MSKRSTIVTGAGAGLGAAFAKAVAAGGSQVLVNNRRHADRPYPAQDVADAITAAGGAAATDEHAVDAPDGPEAIIAAAVERFGSLDALVLNAGISGPAIKVGDGDTELRQVMEINFFANTRLIEAALPHLRRSPAGRIVMVSSTGGLHGVKGRSAYAASKGAATAYSLSLADELWREGIMVNVLTPYAQTKMTARPDRESDPRLAPEGAAEICAWLASEACDRTGEIWVAGGGYMRAARAMESRAAPFSPDGLAELATLPDPRWFRGGEAAFADFYNDAFGED, encoded by the coding sequence ATGAGCAAACGTTCGACGATCGTGACCGGCGCAGGCGCCGGACTGGGCGCAGCATTCGCAAAAGCGGTGGCTGCAGGCGGATCACAGGTGCTGGTCAACAACCGCCGTCATGCAGACCGGCCCTACCCCGCACAGGATGTCGCCGACGCGATCACCGCAGCCGGTGGTGCCGCCGCAACCGACGAGCACGCGGTCGACGCGCCCGATGGCCCCGAGGCGATCATTGCGGCGGCAGTCGAGCGTTTCGGCAGCCTCGATGCGCTGGTGCTCAATGCCGGGATCAGCGGCCCTGCGATCAAGGTCGGCGATGGAGATACCGAACTTCGTCAGGTGATGGAGATCAACTTCTTCGCCAATACCCGGCTGATCGAAGCCGCGCTCCCCCACCTGCGCCGATCACCGGCGGGCCGGATCGTGATGGTCTCTTCGACCGGCGGATTGCACGGCGTCAAAGGCCGCAGCGCCTATGCCGCCTCCAAGGGCGCGGCGACGGCCTACTCGCTCAGCCTTGCCGACGAGCTGTGGCGCGAGGGGATCATGGTCAACGTCCTGACGCCCTATGCGCAGACCAAGATGACCGCCCGGCCCGACCGCGAGTCCGACCCCCGGCTGGCACCCGAAGGGGCAGCCGAAATCTGCGCCTGGCTGGCAAGCGAGGCGTGCGACCGGACCGGAGAGATCTGGGTCGCAGGTGGCGGATACATGCGCGCGGCCAGGGCGATGGAGAGCCGGGCCGCGCCTTTCAGCCCAGACGGGCTGGCCGAGCTGGCCACGCTACCGGACCCGCGCTGGTTCCGTGGCGGTGAGGCCGCATTTGCCGATTTCTATAACGACGCATTCGGAGAGGATTGA
- a CDS encoding SDR family NAD(P)-dependent oxidoreductase: MTGANRGIGKGFVDELLEHGARKVYVGSRKIEDAQAIADGDDRLEAVQLDVTNEADVAAAAAKCTDLTLLVNNAGVFHLGKTLLGAEDESSIRETMEVNFFGPVRLIRAFAPVLKTNGGGAVINVLSAGGIVAVPSMGGYSPSKFAMRAAGDCLRPELAKQGTTLHALIVGSVDTRMAKHVTWMEQASPRDIGKAGIVAVEHNIEEHDTDPHAVSVRAFLARDPATLKASMARGLENPDGRR, translated from the coding sequence GTGACTGGCGCCAACAGGGGCATCGGCAAGGGCTTCGTGGACGAGTTGCTCGAACACGGCGCGCGCAAGGTTTATGTCGGATCGCGCAAGATCGAGGACGCACAGGCCATCGCCGATGGCGACGACCGGCTCGAAGCCGTGCAACTCGACGTGACCAATGAAGCCGACGTTGCCGCCGCTGCCGCAAAGTGCACGGACCTCACTCTGCTGGTCAACAATGCCGGCGTCTTCCACCTCGGCAAGACCCTGCTCGGCGCGGAGGACGAAAGCTCGATCCGCGAAACGATGGAGGTGAACTTCTTCGGCCCCGTGCGCCTGATCCGCGCCTTCGCCCCGGTACTGAAGACCAATGGCGGCGGCGCGGTGATCAATGTGCTCTCGGCGGGCGGCATCGTCGCCGTGCCTTCCATGGGTGGCTACAGCCCGTCCAAATTCGCGATGCGGGCGGCAGGCGACTGCCTCCGGCCCGAACTGGCGAAGCAGGGCACCACGCTTCACGCGCTGATCGTCGGGTCGGTCGACACGCGCATGGCCAAGCACGTCACCTGGATGGAACAGGCCTCGCCCCGCGATATCGGCAAGGCCGGGATCGTCGCGGTGGAGCATAATATCGAGGAGCACGACACGGATCCGCATGCGGTTTCGGTGCGGGCATTCCTCGCGCGCGACCCGGCCACGCTCAAGGCGTCGATGGCGCGCGGGCTGGAAAATCCCGACGGGAGGCGCTGA
- a CDS encoding nuclear transport factor 2 family protein gives MAHANTLETLLARQDIHDCIMRYARGIDRGDEELLLSCYWDDAHEIHGPAYNGPAVPYLKEAAKRMQTNKPVMQHFIGNVHIELEGENTAHVESYILTFARFAKDGQDYDTFTGARAFDRFEKRDGEWRIAHRQAVFDWNRDAPTAETWCLGLFDTGHKDMVMGLKAPEDLTYRRA, from the coding sequence ATGGCCCACGCGAACACGCTGGAGACGTTGCTCGCCCGGCAGGACATCCACGACTGCATCATGCGCTATGCGCGCGGCATCGATCGCGGCGACGAGGAGCTGCTGCTGAGCTGTTACTGGGACGACGCGCACGAGATCCACGGTCCGGCCTATAACGGCCCGGCGGTGCCCTACCTCAAGGAAGCGGCGAAGCGCATGCAGACGAACAAGCCGGTGATGCAGCACTTCATCGGCAATGTTCATATCGAACTGGAGGGCGAGAATACCGCCCACGTCGAAAGCTACATCCTCACCTTCGCACGCTTCGCGAAAGACGGGCAGGATTACGACACCTTCACCGGTGCGCGCGCCTTCGACCGGTTCGAGAAGCGCGACGGCGAATGGCGCATCGCGCACCGCCAGGCGGTGTTCGACTGGAACCGCGATGCACCGACTGCCGAGACCTGGTGCCTTGGCCTGTTCGATACCGGGCACAAGGATATGGTCATGGGCCTTAAAGCACCCGAGGATCTGACTTACCGCCGCGCCTGA